The Desmodus rotundus isolate HL8 chromosome 3, HLdesRot8A.1, whole genome shotgun sequence genome includes a region encoding these proteins:
- the AMIGO2 gene encoding amphoterin-induced protein 2 produces MSLLLHALPTLPGAVRPGCRELLCLLVITAAVSPGASGVCPTACICATDIVSCTNKNLSKVPGSLFRLIKRLDLSYNRIGLLDSEWIPVSFGKLNTLIIRHNNISSISMGSFSTTPNLKCLDLSSNKLRTVKGAVFQELKVLEVLLLYNNHISYLDPSAFGGLFQLQKLYLSGNFLTKFPVDLYVGKFKLAELMFLDVSYNRIPFLPMQHINLVPGKQLRGIYLHGNPFVCDCSLYSLLIFWYRRHFSSVMDFKNDYTCRTWSDARHSHQVLLLQESFMNCSDSIINGSFRALGFIHEAQVGERLIVHCDSKAGSSNTDFMWVGPDDRRLEPDREVENFHVFRNGSLVIESPRFEDAGVYSCIAMNRQRLLNETVDVTINVSNFTVSRSHAHEAFNTAFTTLAACVASIVLVLLYLYLTPCPCRCKAKRQKSMLNQSNAHSSILSPLAGDGPTEERKAGASKRVVFLEPLKDAAAGQNGKVRLSPSETVTAEGILKSTRVKSDSDSVNSVFSDTPFVAST; encoded by the coding sequence ATGTCTTTGCTCTTACACgctctgcccaccctccctggAGCTGTGAGACCCGGCTGCAGGGAACTGCTGTGTTTGCTGGTGATCACCGCGGCTGTGAGCCCTGGCGCCTCCGGGGTGTGCCCCACCGCTTGCATCTGTGCCACCGACATCGTCAGCTGCACCAACAAAAACCTGTCCAAGGTGCCGGGGAGCCTCTTCAGACTGATTAAGAGACTGGATCTGAGTTATAACAGAATTGGGCTTCTGGATTCCGAGTGGATTCCGGTGTCGTTTGGAAAGCTGAACACCCTCATTATTCGCCATAACAACATCAGCAGCATTTCCATGGGCAGTTTTTCCACAACTCCAAATTTAAAGTGTCTTGACTTATCCTCCAATAAGCTGAGGACTGTGAAAGGTGCAGTATTCCAGGAGCTGAAGGTTCTGGAGGTACTCCTGCTGTACAACAATCACATTTCCTACCTTGATCCTTCAGCGTTTGGAGGGCTTTTCCAGTTGCAGAAACTCTACTTAAGTGGAAACTTTCTCACGAAGTTCCCCGTGGATTTGTATGTCGGGAAGTTCAAACTGGCAGAACTGATGTTTCTAGATGTTTCTTATAACCGGATCCCCTTCCTGCCAATGCAACATATAAATTTAGTGCCAGGAAAGCAGCTGAGAGGCATCTACCTGCATGGAAACCCATTTGTCTGTGACTGTTCCCTTTACTCGTTGCTGATCTTTTGGTATCGGAGGCACTTTAGCTCCGTGATGGATTTTAAGAACGATTATACCTGCCGCACTTGGTCTGACGCTAGGCACTCCCATCAGGTGCTGCTGCTCCAGGAGAGCTTCATGAATTGCTCTGACAGTATCATCAACGGCTCCTTCCGTGCACTTGGCTTTATTCACGAGGCTCAAGTTGGAGAAAGGCTGATTGTTCACTGTGACAGCAAGGCTGGTAGTTCAAATACGGACTTCATGTGGGTGGGCCCCGATGACAGACGGCTAGAGCCGGACAGAGAGGTGGAAAACTTTCACGTGTTTCGCAATGGAAGCCTGGTTATAGAAAGCCCTCGTTTTGAGGACGCTGGAGTGTATTCCTGTATTGCGATGAACCGGCAACGCCTGTTAAATGAAACTGTGGATGTCACGATAAACGTGAGCAATTTCACCGTCAGCAGATCCCATGCCCATGAGGCATTTAACACAGCGTTTACCACTCTTGCAGCCTGTGTGGCCAGCATCGTGTTGGTACTTCTGTACCTCTATCTGACGCCGTGTCCCTGCAGGTGTAAAGCCAAGAGACAGAAAAGTATGCTGAACCAAAGCAATGCCCATTCATCCATTCTCAGTCCCCTGGCTGGTGACGGCCCCACCGAGGAACGGAAGGCAGGTGCCAGTAAAAGAGTGGTGTTTCTGGAACCCCTGAAGGACGCTGCAGCGGGGCAGAACGGGAAAGTCAGGCTCTCCCCCAGTGAGACAGTTACAGCTGAGGGCATCTTAAAGTCCACAAGGGTGAAATCCGACTCAGATTCAGTCAATTCAGTGTTTTCAGACACACCCTTCGTGGCGTCCACTTAA